The nucleotide window CGAAAGGATGCTGAAATATTTTATAAATAAAGTTTGTGGTCAGAAAATTTTCAGACTTTTCAGACCTCGTATTATGGTATGTGTTCCAAGTGGTGTTACAGAGGTTGAAAGACGGGCGGTCATAGATGCTGCCATGCAGGCAGGAGCCAGAAAGACCTATCTCATAGAAGAACCTATTGCTGCAGCCATAGGTGCCGGTATAGACATTTCAAAAGCTTGCGGAAGTATGGTCATAGATGTGGGAGGCGGTACTACCAATATTGCTGTAATTTCTTTAGGAGGAACAGTTGTCAGTTCTTCCATTAAGATTGCAGGAGATAAGTTTGATGAGGCTATTATTCGTTATTTGCGTAAAAAGCACAATATTATGATTGGTGAGCGTACTGCTGAAGAACTGAAAATTAATATAGGTACTGTATATCCAAGAGTACAGAAGGTATCCATGGATGTCAGAGGAAGGAACCTGATTTCAGGACTTCCAAAAACTATAACTGTAGAATCTGATGAAATTATGGAAGCACTTGAAGAACCTGTTTCAAGTATAATTGAGGCTGTACATGCAGTTCTTGAAAAAACTCCACCGGAGCTTGCAGCAGATATTAGCGACAGAGGTATAGTTATGACAGGAGGAGGAAGCCTGCTGTATGGATTAGACAAGCTGATCCAGGAAAAGACCGGTATCAAGACTATTATAGCTGATGATGCAATTTCATGTGTAGCTCTTGGGACAGGAGAAACTCTCAATAATTTGGATGTAATCGAGCAAAGTTATATTCAGGAAAATAGGAGTAAAAAAGTATCAGCGAGAGATTAAAAGAGACAAAAATATTGAACAATAATTTTGTTCTTAAAGGATTGTTTGTGCTATATTAATGGGTTTAACCGGATATAGCAAAATAATTCCTTTTTTATTTGCCTAAGTATATAGCCATTATCAAAAAACAAGGAACTTTTTCCTATAGAAATAGTCTTCCTATAAAAAATAGTTTTTCCTAAAAAAATAGTGGTGTTAATTAAATTTTATATTAGCCGATATATACACTGAGTAAAAAAATACTATTCCCATAAGGCAGGTTTATATATGATAAGAGGCTTATATACCTCCGGTTGGAGCATGTTGGCAAATAATAAAAAAATGGATGTTATTACAAATAACCTTTCAAATGTCAATACCTACGGGTATAAAAGAGATGTTACAGTTTTTCAGAGCTTCCCTGAGGCTTTGACTATGCGCATGAATGAAAAGGATTTAATCGGCAGGAAGACTTCAAATATAGGCACCATGGAACTTGGAAGTGATATAGGTGAAATTCATACATATTACAGTCAGGGAAGTCTTCTTAAAACTGATGATAAATATAATTTTGCCATTAAAGATTCAGATCTTTCTTTTTTCACTATTGGAGTTCCAGATCAGGACGGAACAATAAATGAATACTACACAAGAGATGGATCCTTCACAATAAATTCAAACAATGAACTTACCACATCAGAGGGCTTTTTGGTTCTGGGAGAAGGAGGACCAATAGTACTGGAAGATGGAGATTTTTTCATTGAAAGGGATGGAACTATCATTCAGTATGGTGAAGTAGTAGACAAGCTCTTAATCAGGACTTTTGCCGATAACAGCGGGCTGAGAAAGGTAGGCTCAAACTTGTTGCAGAGCGTCAACAACAATTATGAAGGAGTACCTTTTGAGGGGACTATTGTACAAGGATATGTGGAACAGTCTAATGTGAATATAATAAAAGAAATGGTAGAAATGATTAATGTAATGAGAGCATATGAATCAAATCAAAAAATGATTCAAGTTCAGGACAGCACTCTTGAGAAGGCTGTAAACGAAGTTGGGGCAGTAAGATAGGAGGAGTAATGGTATGATGAGATCTTTATGGACTGCTGGGTCCGGGATGCTTGCACAACAGTTAAATGTAGATGTGATAGCAAATAATCTGGCAAATGTTAATACAACATCTTTTAAAAAGGACAGAGTAGAATTCAAGGATCTTATGTACGAGACTATTGAAAGGGCAAATATCCTTGAGAACGAAGGACGTCCGGTTAACCTGCAAGTGGGACATGGAACAGTTCCTGTTTCTACAGTTAAAAGTTTTACTATGGGCAGTTTGGAGTCAACAGATAATCCTCTTGATTTAGCTATAAATGGAGAAGCGTTCTTTATGGTATTAAATCCCGCAGGTAATGTAATTTATACCAGAGATGGAAGCTTTAAAGTATCTATGTCTGAATACGGAAGGATACTTACAACATCAGAAGGATACCCAGTACTGGATGATACATGGAATGAGATAATAATAGATGTGGATATAGATAAATTAGTTATTTCTGAGGATGGGGAATTAAGTTATATAGACGAATCAGGAGTTACTGTCCCCCTGGGGCAGCGTATTGGTCTGGTTAAATTTGCTAATGTTAAGGGTCTTGAAAGTATAGGAAGAAACTATTATGCTGAAACTGATGCTTCTGGTGAACCTATACCTGATTGGGAACAGGGGGAAAGGAGTATTATAATGCAGCGTTATCTGGAAACTTCAAATGTTCAGATTGTTGAAGAAATGGTCAAATTAATCGTTGCACAGAGAGCTTATGAAATTAGTTCGAAAGCGGTCCAGTCTTCCGATGAAATGATGGGAATAGCAAATAATTTGAAAAGATAGTGATAGTTAGTATATTTAGTTAATTATATTTAATAAAATTTTAATATATAATACTAATGAAAACCAGAAAAGGAGCCAATGGAATAACTATGAATATAAGTAGGATTATTGATATGGGAACCTCTGAGGTTATTAATAACAGGATTAATACCTACGAACAAAATGATTTCGAGAAGATATTCCAAAAAGCTATAGAAAAAAACGATGATAAGGCTTTGAGAAAATCTTGCATGGAGATGGAAAAGATATTTCTTGCTATGTTATTCAAGCAGATGAAAGCTACCGTTCCAAAATCCCGATTAGTTCCTGAAAATCAGGGAGAAGATATTTTGAATTCTTTCATTGATGAAGCATTTATAGAGGAAGCTTCAAAAAGCAATAGTTTTGGATTGGCGAAAATGTTGTATAATCAGTTAAAGTAGAGAAAAGTCAAAGGGGTTTGAAGTGGGAACCTGGGGCAAAACACATTTTATAAAAAATGGAATTATAGTAACTCTTCTAGTATTTTTGTTGTCTGTTGTAATCATTTCTTTTTATAAAAATGGCATTAATCAGAATGAACCTGCAACTGAAAAAGAGAATAATAGTACTGAAACAACTGAGATTCATGAAACTGAAGAGAAGATAAATCCTATTAAATATAGACGTATCAGTGAAAAAATAGAGGGAGTAAAGCAGGAAATAAATATTCTTGAAATAGATCTTAAACATGGGCTTGTAGAAATATTTCCGGTACTTTCCCATGATCTTATCTTTGGATTTGAAAAGCTTTCATCCATGGCTTTGAGACATAAAGCTTATGCGGCAGTCAACGGCGGTTTTTTTTATGAATATGGAGAACCTGCAGGAATGGTTATAATACATGGTGAACTCATAACTAATTCGACAGGTAAATATCCGGTATTTATGACAGACGGAAAAAAAGCTGAACTGAAGGAACTGGCATCAAGAGTGTGGATAGAGATAAACGGAAGAAAGTTGTATATAGACGGCATTAATGTGGAAGGTGGCCCCGGAGATATTGTTATTTATACTCCATATTTTGGTCTCACTAACAGAGCAGAAGAAAAGAATAAAACTGCCATAGTCGAGAATGGAGTAGTCAAAGAAGTTGTAAGTACGGCATCAGAGACCTCAATACCAAAGAATGGCTTTCTTATAACCATGTTTGATGATTTAAAAGATTATGTAAAGGATCACATTGATATAAAAATAGATATAGGGGAAAATATCACATTTGGGATAGACCCTGACCTGGTGGAAAATGTACAGGCATATGAATGTGGCAGCTGGATTGTAAAAGATGGCAATATAGTGATCGGAAAGACAGATGAATGGATTGGGGTATTAACAAATCGTGATCCGAGAACAGTTCTCGGATTGAAAGATAGCCACACTGTTGTACTTTTAACAGTTGACGGGAGGCAACCAGGATACAGTGCCGGGTTTACGGCAGAAGAATTAGGCAGGTTTTTGTTATCACAAGGTATTAAAGACGCAGCTATGCTAGATGGAGGTGCTTCCACCGAGATGATAATTGAAGGCAATATTATAAATAAGCCATCTTTCAAAGGCGAAGAACGGCCCTTATGTGGAGGCATAGTGGTAAGATATTTAGATTAACAAGTGGTTACATAATCTAAATATATTTCCTTGCATCTATTTATAATATTATTAGCTAATACTTTTTTATCTTCTGTAGGAATTGATTCTAGATTTTCACTAAGAAAAGCTATTTTAGCTTTAGAAAGTGAACAAAAAGTGTTGTAAGTAATTGTTTCTGTATCATACTGCATAATTATCAGTTGCAGAAATTTTATGATACAATCTAAGAGTAAATAATTTATCACTAATAAAGTCACCTCTTCAATTATCCTCTAAAGCGTTGTAAAAACAGACGTCAATATGGATATGCAGCTTCAGCGATAATATTTCGGTTATTTAAATATATCACTGCAGAAAGCCTGTGTCAAGAATAATGGAAATAAAAGAAATATAGTGTTGTTAATACAATTATTATTATAATTATTTTTTTGTATTAATATAATAATTTGTCATATCAATGACGAAAATTATAGTAAAAAAATAAAAATATTGACAAATAATGTATATTATTATAAAATCTTACACAAGAATAATATAATATATGGTTATAATTTCATAATAAGTATTGTTCATGGAGTAAAGAAATAAAAAACATTATGGGAAATATAGCATTTGTATTTTGGGAGGTACGATGAAACGGCTGACTCTTATTATTGTAGACGAGGAAAAAGAGTACGTAGATGCACTTTCTGATTTTATTTTGGAGAATTTTCCAGGAAAATTTTCTATATATTCTTTCACTAATAAAACAATCTTTACAAAATATATGGTTGAAGAATATTCCCCCTATGATATTTTATTAATCAATCCAAGTCTGTATGATGAATCATTACCTGAGGGGAAACAGGGTATTGTTATATTCCTGGCCGAGACTATTGGTGATAATTGCAGGGATGGTAATAAAACAGCCATATATAAATATCAAAGTGGAAGGGCAATTGTACAGGAAATAGTCAGGATATATTCAGAAAGAAGGAATACAGGAAAATATATAACTGGAAATGTCAAAGAAACAAAAGTGATTGCTGTTTACTCTCCTGCCGGAGGCACAGGAAAAACTACTTTAGCTTTGAGTATAGGAATCTGTTGTGCCAAGAAGTCATTGAGAACTCTTTATATTAACCTGGAGGATATATATTCTGCAGGACAATTTTTTGACACATATGAAAAACCTGGGTTATCAAACATTATATATTATTCAAAATTAATGAATAAAGATATATTGTCGAAAATTGAAGAAATCAAATGTATAGATCCAAATTATAGTTTATGTTATATAGGGCCTCCTGATAGTGTTCTGGACCTGGATGAACTTGAGCCTGAAGATTTACAGTATATTTTGAAGGAATTAAAGCAATCTGGAATCTATGACCTGATTATTGTAGATATGTCCGGAGGCTCAAATAAAAAGAATTTCACTATATTTGATGCAAGTGACGAAATAATTTTTGTATTATCCCAGGAGCAGTATTGCCATGAGAAGACTCATATGATTATGAAGGAACTTGAACGATATTGCCAAAAGGCCGGAACAGACTATTTATACAAGATTGTTCCCGTAGTAAATAAATATAAAGTATCTATATGCGCAGAAACTGTCAAGGAAGGAACTTTAGATAGTCCTGAAAAATATAATGAAGATTTGTTTATGGGTAAGATAGAATACAAAATTCCTTATGTAAGGAGAGTTCCTTTTATTCAGAGTATTCCAGAAATCAATCTGTCAGGAAAGAAAGATGAAAACTGTGAGAATTTCATTGAGGGAATAATGCAACTGGTTAATAGATATGTTTAATTCCCAGGAGAAGCGAGTTTGCTGAGGTGGTATTGGAGATATGAAGAAAGAAGAAATTCCGAAAATATTAGCTGAAATCAGGCAGGCAGTTGGAGAAAGTATAGACTTAAGTAATGATACTGTTGATGAAGAAATCAAAAAGATTATTACTGAGATTGTATTCAGGAAGACCGAAAAACATTACATACCAATATCTGAAAAAATTAGCCTGGTGAATAATGTTTTTAATTCTTTGAGACGCCTCGATATTCTCCAGCCATTAATTGAAGATAATAGCATAACAGAGATCATGATAAATGGAACCAATAACATTTTTATTGAAAAGGAGGGTAAAATAGTTGAAACTGAATTGAGGTTTGAAAGCAAGGAAAGGCTGGAAGATGTTATACAATCTGTTGTTTCAAAAAGCAATAGAATTGTAAATGAATATTCTCCCATAGTAGATGTAAGACTGAAAGATGGGTCGAGAGTGAACGTTGTGCTTCAGCCGGTAGCAATTAACGGGCCTATTATGACTATCAGGAAATTTCCTGAAAAACCAATGACTATGGATGATTTAATAAGATTAGGCTGTTTAACGGAAGAAGCTGCAGAGGTTCTTGAAGCCATGGTAAAGGCTAAGTATAATATTTTCATTTGCGGTGGTACAAGTTCGGGAAAGACAACATTCTTAAATGCCCTTTCAGATTTCATACCTAAAGATGAAAGAATTATTACTATTGAGGACTCAGCTGAACTTCAGATAACCGGGGTAAAAAATCTGGTCAGATTGGAAACCAGAAATGCTAATACGGAAGATAAAGGCAGGATTACAATGAGGGATTTGATAAGAACATCCTTAAGAATGCGGCCGGAAAGAATAATTGTAGGGGAAGTAAGA belongs to Clostridiaceae bacterium and includes:
- a CDS encoding rod shape-determining protein, which encodes MALGLDIGIDLGTASVLVYIKGKGIVLREPSVVAIDKNTNKLLAVGEEARRMLGRTPGNIVAIRPLKDGVISDYDITERMLKYFINKVCGQKIFRLFRPRIMVCVPSGVTEVERRAVIDAAMQAGARKTYLIEEPIAAAIGAGIDISKACGSMVIDVGGGTTNIAVISLGGTVVSSSIKIAGDKFDEAIIRYLRKKHNIMIGERTAEELKINIGTVYPRVQKVSMDVRGRNLISGLPKTITVESDEIMEALEEPVSSIIEAVHAVLEKTPPELAADISDRGIVMTGGGSLLYGLDKLIQEKTGIKTIIADDAISCVALGTGETLNNLDVIEQSYIQENRSKKVSARD
- a CDS encoding flagellar hook-basal body protein; the protein is MIRGLYTSGWSMLANNKKMDVITNNLSNVNTYGYKRDVTVFQSFPEALTMRMNEKDLIGRKTSNIGTMELGSDIGEIHTYYSQGSLLKTDDKYNFAIKDSDLSFFTIGVPDQDGTINEYYTRDGSFTINSNNELTTSEGFLVLGEGGPIVLEDGDFFIERDGTIIQYGEVVDKLLIRTFADNSGLRKVGSNLLQSVNNNYEGVPFEGTIVQGYVEQSNVNIIKEMVEMINVMRAYESNQKMIQVQDSTLEKAVNEVGAVR
- the flgG gene encoding flagellar basal-body rod protein FlgG, whose translation is MMRSLWTAGSGMLAQQLNVDVIANNLANVNTTSFKKDRVEFKDLMYETIERANILENEGRPVNLQVGHGTVPVSTVKSFTMGSLESTDNPLDLAINGEAFFMVLNPAGNVIYTRDGSFKVSMSEYGRILTTSEGYPVLDDTWNEIIIDVDIDKLVISEDGELSYIDESGVTVPLGQRIGLVKFANVKGLESIGRNYYAETDASGEPIPDWEQGERSIIMQRYLETSNVQIVEEMVKLIVAQRAYEISSKAVQSSDEMMGIANNLKR
- a CDS encoding flagellar biosynthesis protein FlgJ, whose amino-acid sequence is MNISRIIDMGTSEVINNRINTYEQNDFEKIFQKAIEKNDDKALRKSCMEMEKIFLAMLFKQMKATVPKSRLVPENQGEDILNSFIDEAFIEEASKSNSFGLAKMLYNQLK
- a CDS encoding phosphodiester glycosidase family protein, with translation MGTWGKTHFIKNGIIVTLLVFLLSVVIISFYKNGINQNEPATEKENNSTETTEIHETEEKINPIKYRRISEKIEGVKQEINILEIDLKHGLVEIFPVLSHDLIFGFEKLSSMALRHKAYAAVNGGFFYEYGEPAGMVIIHGELITNSTGKYPVFMTDGKKAELKELASRVWIEINGRKLYIDGINVEGGPGDIVIYTPYFGLTNRAEEKNKTAIVENGVVKEVVSTASETSIPKNGFLITMFDDLKDYVKDHIDIKIDIGENITFGIDPDLVENVQAYECGSWIVKDGNIVIGKTDEWIGVLTNRDPRTVLGLKDSHTVVLLTVDGRQPGYSAGFTAEELGRFLLSQGIKDAAMLDGGASTEMIIEGNIINKPSFKGEERPLCGGIVVRYLD
- a CDS encoding AAA family ATPase — translated: MKRLTLIIVDEEKEYVDALSDFILENFPGKFSIYSFTNKTIFTKYMVEEYSPYDILLINPSLYDESLPEGKQGIVIFLAETIGDNCRDGNKTAIYKYQSGRAIVQEIVRIYSERRNTGKYITGNVKETKVIAVYSPAGGTGKTTLALSIGICCAKKSLRTLYINLEDIYSAGQFFDTYEKPGLSNIIYYSKLMNKDILSKIEEIKCIDPNYSLCYIGPPDSVLDLDELEPEDLQYILKELKQSGIYDLIIVDMSGGSNKKNFTIFDASDEIIFVLSQEQYCHEKTHMIMKELERYCQKAGTDYLYKIVPVVNKYKVSICAETVKEGTLDSPEKYNEDLFMGKIEYKIPYVRRVPFIQSIPEINLSGKKDENCENFIEGIMQLVNRYV
- a CDS encoding CpaF family protein, whose translation is MKKEEIPKILAEIRQAVGESIDLSNDTVDEEIKKIITEIVFRKTEKHYIPISEKISLVNNVFNSLRRLDILQPLIEDNSITEIMINGTNNIFIEKEGKIVETELRFESKERLEDVIQSVVSKSNRIVNEYSPIVDVRLKDGSRVNVVLQPVAINGPIMTIRKFPEKPMTMDDLIRLGCLTEEAAEVLEAMVKAKYNIFICGGTSSGKTTFLNALSDFIPKDERIITIEDSAELQITGVKNLVRLETRNANTEDKGRITMRDLIRTSLRMRPERIIVGEVRGAEALDMLQAMNTGHDGSLSTGHGNSPQDMLSRLETMVLYAAPLPLEAIRQQIASSIDIIIHLSRLRDRSRRVMEITEIKGYKNRQIFLNPLFIFEEENEDGEGSTGEKVIGKLKRTSNPLLNETKFKLAGISCKV